The genome window GGGGCAGTTCAGATGTGCCTGTGACACCACCTACAATGCTAGATGGCTTGGCTGAAGAAGACAGCTGTAAAGCTACAGGGACCGCGGAGTGGGGCCAAAGAACACAAGGACATCAGAATAGTCTATGAAAGGACGTGAACAAGGACCAGGgtctttaaaatctttatcAGAAAAGATGAAGTTGGAGCTTGGATCCCCATGTGTACTGGACGGTACTGGAAGTTTTCAGAGTAGCTCCCTGGCTGAACTCCTCGGGGAAGTCTGAGGCTTTAGGGAGTTGAGGCAGGAGCAGCAATGCAAATGTGAATCTGGAGTCTCCAGTCTGGAATAGTTGCTGTGGCTTTTGAAAGGGTGGATGAAGGCGTGCCTCTGTGACAAACACTCTCCTGCTGCCCATGTGGACAGCACTACCTTTACAAGCCTGGGAAGCACCCTGGACGGACAGCAGCACTGTTGCTGCAACAGAAGGGGAGACAGAAGTGACCCTGAGCTTGAAGTAGTGTGTCTTGTTCTTGTGCTTGATCTTTGTCTACCTGGTGGTAATGCTGGGGAAAGTCTTAGAGATAAGGTACAAAAATGCATTGCTGTTGCTGAGAGGGGAAAGAGATGGTGAATGCTGCTGTAGAGGTGTTGTAATGAATGGAACAGTGCAGGTATCTGCCACTCCAGTTAACAGCAGGGCTGTTAAAAGGATAGCTCTTAACTAAGTGAAGCCATTCTTCCTCCTGTATTTTATGACCTTCCTCTGCTTATCTGTGTACTGCTGGCCTGTGCTTCCCCACCCTGAAATCCATCACGCTTACTTGCTAAGAGCTTGGATGAATGCTGGTTGCAAGATCAATGCAGCTGCCACGTTTAGAAGTGGGAGTGGAGTGAATGGAGCAATTTGTGCCCCTCTGCGAGGAGTTGTTTCAAGCCCTGGCCCCTTACAGCTGATAGAGTACAGCCCTGGGACCTAGAAAAAGCTACTTAATGTCAGACTAAGCTAAGAAGTCTATTGTCTTTAATGGCATTAGAGGGATTGTCTGCTTTCTAAATTCAGTTCAGTGGGGTACCTGCCTGAAACACTGACTACTGGGAGAAGTAAGGTGGGAATCAAAGATATTTGAACCCTGACTTATGGGCTAGCTTCTATCTCCTGGTCTGTACTGTAAGTTGGCTTAGGTCTAGTGTTGTCCAGCATCTTGACTTACTAGTTAAAGTACTCTACCCATGCACAGTGTGCAAGGCTGAGCAATGTTTAGAAACCCTGACGTATTGTCACTATATGACAGAGCAAGGCACTGTACTGCAGCGCTTGAAGTCCTCTGACAAAAAGGGGGGACAGTATGAAGTGGTTAAAAAAGCGTACCAGTTCCCCTACACCATCCATCATGTAAAAAACACAGCTctaaagtgaaaataaacacagttttaaTGAGAACTGGTTTTAACAGTTCATAGAGTAACTCCAAGTGTCTCTTTACCTACCATTTTATGTCAGTGCTATCAATACCAGATaaggagaagataaaaaaaattataaacatgCACTGAAGTAGTAAGCCAGACCTCAGTTGGGATGTTACTGCATATCCTTCTCCCTGTAACGCCCCATAGCAACTGCTCCAAAAGGCACAGAGGAGCTaaagtggtttttaaaaaaaacaaaccaaaaaacaacacaaaaagcaaTTGTAAAATTCCCAAGCACCCAGAATCTGAAAGAAGTAGTGCACAGTGTAACAAGGCAGGCTTaacttgctgctgttttcttaaatgtgcagcataattaaaaagaaaagaaagctgctaCTGTAAACATCTGCCCAGCCACACTAAGCAGCAGAAACTCAGCTGAGGGCCAGCAGGCATCAAGTGGGAGAGGGAACAAGCTTGGCCCTGTGCAAGTAACTGTGCCTGTTACAAGAATGGTGTGTGGTGCTAGGGCAACTGCAGCAGTTCCTGCAGCAACCTTATTTAAGTAATAGCAGCACAAACGCAGCAAAAGTGTCACCTGAATAAGGACAAAACCCCCTCTGTTTGTAGCTCTTCAAAAAGAGAATAGCCACTTCACATGCATCTTAGCCAACATGGAAATAGTCCCTGAGGCCAATAGTTACAGGCAAGTTGACTTCAACCAAGGAAGTTAACCTATATGCCTCTCAGGGAGGGGCATTAAAACTTTGAACGATCTTAGAGCCAGATAATAGAATAGTTTGATACAGATTGTGTGTCTTAACATTCATTGTGCTGGCACAGAACCTGTTCCGTCTCAGCAGCTGTGGAAGATAGTTTTCAATACCGATCCTGCATTAAGATTGGTCCCTGTAACAacatcagaagggaaaaagcgttcttctgcagtggaaaacaaagctttccTTGTTGCTTGGTTACCCTAGGCTCTGTTCAGTTCTTGCAGTAATCTCAGTGCAGCTGTGTTCTTTGGTTCAGTTTTCAACAAGCTCTTGATATCAGCAATACTTGATCTGTAATCCTagaaggaaagtattttttaaatgttagtacattgaaaatgcagtttaagGCTCTTGCTGCAGAATTACTACCCTGCAACACAACTAAGCCCCTGACTCCCTCTCTATAATTGCTTAAGCACTGGCATCGATGTAGCTGTTCTAAAACGTGCTTAAACTAGGGCTGAGAAGACAATTTCATCACTCAAGTGGGTTCTGAGTCCAACACCAATGCAGTAAGTCTTCCAGTACTGTCTACAGAATCTCTCACCAGACATGAAAAGATAAAGCTCAACACAACACGTAGGTGCTTCCAGCACCTCCAGAAACAGGACCTGGTCCTGAGAAACTCATGAGATCCAACCAGCAAATAGCAATGTGAAAGAAACCATCCCCTCCCAGACCACACAGGTCTCAGTTATCTGACGGCAGATGTTGTCTAGCACAGGAACGAGTTCTAAACGGCATCTCTTGCCCTGGTCGTGCATGAACAGGCTCCTAGTCCTAGCCTAAAAATGTTCAAAACTCCTGACTGACTTACCTTCAGCTCTTTAAGTGCTTGAGCACGTCTGTAGAGTGCCTTAACGTTTTTAGGATCTAACCTCAGAGCTTCTGTACAGTCCTGTACTGCTTCCTCGTACTGCTTCAGCGTCAGGTAACAGAGAGCTCTGCAATACAGATACCCGGTTAGAGACCTTTGGCTAAAAGCAGCATCTACTGCTACAACATCCATAGCGGATCTCAACCAAACCCAGCGCACCACAAAGCTGGACTCCAAAACCAGTCTTTATCCTCTATGGTATGTCATCTTGAGCTCAAGTTTGTTTCAGttaaaaggaggggaaaaaaggaaacagtttttcagtctgggaaaaaaaagaagaggatttTTAGAGCAACCTGCTCTAAAGCTAAGAACTTGCATTTCAAGGATGCAGGTTCCTATCTATACCAGTCCAGAATATGCTCTGCTTGCTGCAATTGCCTTAGAAATACTTTGAGTCTTTAAGTATAGCAGTCTGCAATTTGTGGTTCGTGGGGCAGCAGACACTACTCAAAATAAGAGTCCTGGCAGACAAGCATTAAAGGGAGAAATCCCTTAGCAGCCCTAAGATGAGTGTCTCCAAGGGTTTTTGCAGGACCTGATCAAAGGACATTATACAAACTACAGGGAAGACTGCACTTGGGGTGAACATGTGTGGGcgttttttgtttcattcatttgTTTGGGAGCAAACATTAGACAGCTCTGTCAGAAATACCACGGTGGGTTTTATAAAGGGCCAAGAAGTACTTGGGCAACAAGCTGAGTAGTAGTACCTGTTGGTGTAAGTCGCACATTCCTGGCGGAGCTTTAAACTCTCACTGTACTTCTCAACTGCTTTTTTATGGTTTCCTTTCTTTACAAgttcatttccttcttccttcagaGTCTGAGCTCTCTCTGTGCCAGCACCACTCTGGTCTGGGAACAGCGTGAAAGAATACAGAACGCTATAAAACTGACAAGATCAGCGCAGCCTCTCAGAAAGCAAATATCCCCATACCAGAGGCAAGACACAGAGACATCAAAGGATCCACAATCGGCCAAAAAGGCTGTGGCAGAACCAGGCCCAGGTTTCTCCAGGCCTCAGCCCCAGCTGCATACACGCCAAGCAGGCGTGGCAGCTGTCTTGTTCATCACCCTTCTGAGCTACAGGGCTCTGTGCCCGACCCAAGGGCATCGCTCTCACCTGGTTCTCCCTGCAGTGTAGTTGCAGGAGGAGCGTTTGCCCTGGGGGCTTCGGCAGAAGGAACGCTCCACCTCATCTGGGCAGAAATGGGCACTGTGGGGATTGGCGGAAGCTTCTGGCGCCAGTTCATGCCATCCTTCTCCAGCAGGGCTTTAGTCATCCTGGAAGAGATGGCTGGCAGTCACCCCATCTGTTGGCTGGATGGGCCACACAGTAGCCAGTAGGGTCACTTTTTAACCTGGCTTGTGTATTGAGGACAGCATCTCTCCGCTAAACGCTTTACATGCATCTAAACTAAGTTCCTGCTACAGACAGGACATTAGTGAAAGGACCTTTGTGGCGGCAGGGCTAAAACTATCATAGGACAAGAGGCGGGACTGTCAGTACTCGGGTGAGCAAGAGATGTGCATGATGCTCCTCAGCCTGGCAAACGATGAAGTGAAGCAGACAgctccagaaagagaaaaggactaCTACAGTAGCCTGTAAACCCAGCCAGCATAGGGAGCCTTAAAGGATAGGGCATGGGACCTTGTagtttattatttcctttaaacCAGGCACTgagcaaagcagaaacagtCCCGGGTCATTCATTCCTAGCCCTCAACCAGCACCTTGAAAGGACCTAAGGGTGCCAGCAGACAAAGGGAGCGCATGCGAAGCATCAGAGGCCTCGCTTGCCTCGTTCGTGTGCTTGGGacccagctccctcctgccacGGTTGCAGAAACACCCCGAGGctcgcagcagcagcacctAACCGAGCTGCTGTATTCCCAAACCTTTCGCTACGACCCACCGAGAGCAGGCTGTAGCCTCACCTGTTGACGCCGTCGTGTGCCGCCTGTACGGAGCAGTCCACCTGCAGCGCCGTCTTGTAGTCCACGTAGGCCAGCTGGTACCTCTCCAGGGCCTCGTAGGCGGCGGCCCGCCTCAGGAGGGGTTTGATCCCGAAGGGGACCAGGTCGAGGGCGCTGCGACAGAGCGGAGAGAGCCGCCCGGGGCGGCGTCAGCCCGGGGCGGCCTCCGGGGGGATCCGCGGAGGGACGGCGCGGCCGGGGCAGGCCGGGGTCGCTCCGGGGCTGTCACCGCCCCTGCCTCGCCTCCCGCCCCTAGCCTAACGGTGGGGAAAGCAAGCGAACGAGCCCTCGGGCCCCGCCACCCCCGGCCCCACCGCCGCTCACCCGCTGCAGTCGGCGACGCAGAGGCGGCAGGCGCCTTCCTTGAGGTGGCAGGCGGCGCGGTTGGCGAGCAGCACGCTCCGTTCCTCGGCGGCGGCCTCCCCTGCGCCGGGACACGAGCGGGAGAGGTATTCAGCCGGAGTccgccctcccgccccccccgccccggcccgggaCGCGCCGTACCTGCGGCCTCCAGCAGCGCCAGCGCGCGGGTGTAGAGCGCGGCGGCCGGCCCGTACTGCCCGCGGCGGAACTCCTCGTTGCCGGCCTGGCGCAGGGCGATGGCGCTggacgccgccgccgccatcgcGCCGCCGCTCCTGCccgagccggggccgggggaaACCGGGCCCCGGTCAGACCACGCCCCTCTCGGTGGGGCGGGGCCTGCCCAGACCACGCCCCTCTGctccggcgggggggggggcttgccGGGCCACGCCCCTCTCTCGACGGAGGCGGGCGCGGGCGCTCCCCGCTGGTTTCCGGCGGCGGGCGGAAGCGGTGGCGCGGTGCGGCGGGCTGCCATGGAGCAGTGAGGGAGTGATCGGCCGACCGACCGACTGACCGCCGCCCCGTAGCGCCATGGAGACGGTGCAGCTGCGGAACCCGCGCCGGTGAGCGGAGCGGGGGTGCTGGTGCTGCGGTCCGGCCGGCCCGTGTGGGCCTTCCTGGCGGCGGCGCGTCCCGGGCCTGAGGGGTGTGGGCGCGGGGCCTGGCACCAGCGGGAGCGGGGCAGCCGGCCGCGCTGAGCTCCGGCCCCTCCGCCTCTCCGGGCCCTGCCACCGCCCCGAGCTGGCAGGCAGCGGCTGGAGGAGTGCCGGGGCCGGTGGCGTTAGTCGCTTCGCACCGGGACGAAGCGGGCAGCGCCGGTAGGTCCGTGCTGTGACAGCACCGAGCACAGGTGGTGGGAAAATGGCTTAAACCGAAATACCGGAGCCTGCGGAGAAGGCGCCGGCGGCTGCGGAAGCTCACCCCGGTTAACGGGGCTGTACCGAGGGGTGTGCTGACCCGTGCCGGCGTACCGACAGAGCCCTCCGGTAACGTACCCTTCCCTCTCTTCGGGTGAGTTCCGTGCGGATTGGTTAGCCTGCCGGCGCCCTGCCCGGCCCTGGCCCAGAGCCTGCCTTCCCGCTGCCCCGCTCTGGGCCCCGGCACCCCGGCGAGGTGCGAGCCCGCTTCATGGAGCGGTTTCGGGGCGGCCTCCGAACGAAGCCGTGAGGCGGCTATCGCTGAACGGCAGGCCGCAGCGGAGTAGGTCTGCGGAGGGGCTAGTTTGGAGATCGGCGGCAGTTCGAACGAAGTGTCGGTCTGTCAGAATGCTATCAGTGCTTTGCAGCTGGGTCCCAGGGCACGCTTTCGGCACCGAACAAAGGAAGCTGCTGGCTCTGGTCTTCAGTGACAtagtctttttttgttaaacaaaacGGCAATGtgtcttctgtttaaaaaaaaaaaaagtctgtttttattttgtaattgcTTATGTCCGTGTTTAACTGGAAGGAGATTCAGATTACATCTGAATAATAACTTAGCCAAGCTTGGTTTTGTGTTGCTGTTATATCTGTGTTGTATAAACATACAGTAAAAAGGCGGAGTGTGTCTTTGACAGCAGCAAGTGCGCTGGACAAACTGGACAGTGCGAAGTAATTGCGCTCCTGGACTATAGCAGAAACGAGGTAGTTTGATGCAAGCGCACTAGTTGTCTGGTTATTGTGTTTGGGGGTGTGAAAAGCCTTTAAATAGAATTTAAGCCTCATCTTAACTTCAGCAGGAAGGATCTGCCTCTTGCATTGCCACTTTTGGGGCTTCTTGGAAATGGCGGCTTGTGTGGTCGCTCAtaggtttttgggtttttttccccttttctccttccacacCTTCCTCCCTCCACATTTTCACAAGGACAAGTAACATTCTGTTGGTTAACGCTTATCTTTGGAGGGAAGCTAGCGACTACTTTCAGTATTTCACCACTTCCTGAGTCTGCTTCTTTATaatgtttcctttgcttcagGAAGCCATTGTATGTACTCCATGCGTGAGCTGCTCCTCATGTATGGCTTTTGTACATAAACATAATAGCCAGGAACCAATGAGTggtttcttgctctttctgaagatcctgggggaaaaaattacatatttagTATAAAAATTAGCATGCCTGTGGCTGGAGTCATGGTCTTTGACAGCAGCAGTAAGAGCTTTCAGTAGTAATTGGCAGTTGCAGGTGACCATGCACGTTTCATTTCAAACACTGCTTGCTGTGAGACCAGTAAGTTCTGAAAACTCCGAGACTAAtaagtttctgtatttcaaaaatgTGTATGAGCTAGTTTGGGGAGTTTggaggattttttgtttgggtgtttttgtgttgttttttgttgttgtttcaggttttttaagttcatgtgaaaatgaaagagcaCGTGTTTGTGGGCTATTGGATACTGTTTGTTCAACagtaaaatactttgttttcagaacttttttttttttatgtagtaCTCGGCTGTTTCAGGAGGTTTCTTGGTGAACAGCTCTCTGGTGTGGTACAGGTGGACTGAAACAAATGTGGTTGGTCGTCTTGTTGCTTTGTGTATGGAATCTCCCTGAAAGTTGTACTGGGGGTGAGGGGGCCTAAGTGAAGGAACACAGTACgtagcatgtttttttttccgCTAGGAAGTATTTCAGCTGACTCTTATTAGCAGTGTATTTAAGAGGGATGGACCAAGCAGCATTAAGATCCTGAGTTACAtatcagtttttttttttttttttttttccttctgatagGATATTCCTAGTATATGTCTAGGCCCACAGAGTCAAGATCTGAACTTCCGATGTTAAAAATGTACAAGTGAGATCAATAttgcctccttcctcccaaCAAATGTATTCCACATATACTTAAAGGCATAAGGGAAGATGATGTTACCTTTTGCAAGGCCTTAGTACATATCCTTCCTAGTACATATCCTTCCATACAAGATATTGAACTTTAGTAGGTATGTTCAATAGCTGCAAGActgtgcagtgctgtgttgGGATTTGACCACCAGCGTATAGATCCTGAGATGTGTTTCCGCCAAGAGCAACGGTAGATTTGTATGCCCAATCACATTCTGTTCTCTGTAATTCCCAGTCCTCTTTTGCTATTAGATACTAATAATATTCAGTCACGTGGTCAGGTGAAATAAACTTACTTCATAATAAATTTACTTCATGCTAAGCCTTGTGTACCTTTAAGCAGTGctatttattcttctgtttcaacACAGCCCAAACTGCcgtaaaattaaatgtaatgatTTGTCTATTCTTACATATACAGGCAGCTGAAGAAGTtagatgaagacagtttaacCAAACAACCTGAAGAAGTATTTGATGTATTGGAGAAGCTTGGAGAAGGGTATGTGTTCTATTACAATGTGCCCAATGTATGTTTCTCTAAGAACAAATCTGTGTAATGGGTATGTGTTCAGTGgtctcttttttcacttttgtcaTGATCCCATTACTGCAAAGGTATGTACCAACATAGTGACAGTGTTTGGCTAGTAACAGAATAAAGAATTTGTTTCACAAGGGTAGGATCTCTTAATCCAAACAGCTTATGGCTCAGTAGTAGGGAGTTAAAACATTGTTAAAAAATGCCAGTTTGGACTTGATAGGGCTCTGTGGGAACTCAAGAGGTTTTGTAGTTCATCCCTGGTACCTCTTGCAGAAGATCCGCGTGGTGGAAATGAACTGTTGCATTGTGCCACTTGGTAAGGCAGAGCAGCATGGGAACGCTCAGTGAGTGACATGTTTGCCTTAAGCAGTTCATTTGAAAAAACTGATTTGTAAATCTGCCTGGCTGGTGTAAGTAAAGAAGCTGGAAATAAGACAGATAATATCAGACAAGAACAACCAAACCTCTGTGACCAGAGCTGTAGTTCTTACTGATGCTCAGCTGGTACTGTATgttggaaaaagagagaattgtATTTGCTGGATTTGTGTAAAAGGCCATTGCAAAGCTACAGGCAGTGTAATGGTGGTTGGCTCTTTTCTGACCATCTCAGTGAGCTGTGACTTATTTGTGGTATTATAGTGTTTAGAAGCTAGTGGACTGatcatttacattaaaatacaaaatatttttagcagaagGATAGTTAATTTTTTACCTGATGGTTGCActtgcaaaaagcaaaacaacaacatttgcgttttaaaaatgttattgtattaattgtttgtttaatattttgtttcatagtTCCTACGGCAGTGTCTTCAAAGCCATTCATAAAGAAACGGGTCAAGTTGTTGCAATTAAACAAGTTCCTGTGGAATCTGACTTGCAGGAGATTATAAAGGAAATATCCATAATGCAGCAATGTGACAGGTAAATGTATACTGCAAAACCCGTTATTGGTATGCAAAGAAAAGTATTGTCTATGATCTGGCATTTAATCAAATAAAAGCCATGATGTTgccttaaatgttttttaaaaggccGGACTTGTACGATCAAGTTACCTCGTATCAACTGAGTCATGTTAACTGACCATTTGGGTAGTGTTAATCCAAGCAAAGGTAAGACAACAAAAATTTAGCTTGCAACAAGAGAGCATTAAGCTAAGTTGAATAACCTTGCACTTGCTGCCAGCAAAGAGCCAAGCGTGTGAGCAGTTACTGCCCATCTCCCCATGCGCCATCACTTGTTGAACAGTGGTAACTTGATTGTGTGCTAGAACAGCAGTTCCCGTGCCCAAAGGGTTAATGAATTCTAAACAAGTTTTGGTATGGACATAGAAAACTGGTAGAAGAgggtttttcatttgtttgtttttaaggggCACGTGGATGAGAGCCACTAATGCATGACTGCTCTTGCATGTGCATAATCTACATGCTGTCATCTGCTTGGGTGGCACAGTTGTCCTTCCCAGCCATTTTCTGCCTGTGCAGGTTCTAGTGCAGTACAAGCTGTCTGCTGATCTGAGCATCCCTGGAATAACttgctggcagctctgcaggctgaTGGTTGGCTCTCTGGGTTGTCTTTGCATGTTTCTTATGGTAAAAGGTGTTGTACTAACTTAGCTAATGAAGAGCTCGTGGGTGCAGAAGACCTCCTCTCAAAGTGTGTCCTAGGCTGAaagtttaaaatacacaaatttcTTCTGGTATTATGAATGTAGCCTTAAGAAACACTATCTTGATGGACTTCAGGCTTGGAAaaccatataaaataaattacattagcAATATAAAATTATGGTCCCAGTCATTTACTCTATTGCATTCCACTCGCGCTATCTTTAAATGAAGGTGACTGGTGGCAGACAAcaaaatgtaactttaaaataatttgtttgtgAAAAATCTTACTGTGTAAGTTGGAAGGCATTACTAAgtgtttctttcttaaatttatgtcgtggtttaaccctagccagcaactaagtaccacacagccactcactcacttgccccccacccagtgggatgggggaagagaactgaaaggaagaaggtaaaactcgtgggttgagataagaacagtttagtagaacggaaaggaagaaactgataatgataatagtaacaataataaaatgacaataataataaaagaattggaatatacaaaacaagtgatgcacaatgcagttgctcaccactcgctgaccaatgcccggttagttcctgagcagtgattccccccaggccaactccccccagtttatatactgggcatgatgtcacatggtatggaatatccctttggccagtttgggtcagctgtcctggctgtgtcctctcccaacttctttgTGCTCCTctagccttcttgctggctgggcatgagaaactgaaaaatccttgacttagtagaaacactacttagcaacagctgaaaccgtcagtgtgttatcagcattcttctcatactgaatccaaaacataaaactataccagctaccaaaaagaaaattaagtctatcccagccgaaaccaggacaattaaATACTAACTTTGTAAGGCCTAAAATGAGACCTTACAGTTATGAACAGCAGAGGGAGTGAATCACTGGAGCATCACATTTTCTGTGTGAGCATTAAGGGACACTATGCAGTGTGACTGACTTGCTAGTTCTACagtatttcattagaaaatattcagcagaGAATAGATTAAGTGCACTTTTATTCCTTAGCTCCATTCCCATAAAATCAGAAACAGTCTTTCTGTTAGTTTTCTGCTTTATCTTTTCCAGAGGACAGATGGTTATTCTGACCAATATACTTTACTAGGTTGTTGGCTTTTTGGGCAGCCAGAGAGCTGACTGTGAGAGACAGTCTTAGGTTGTATTGGATTCCTAAAATACATCCTGGACTAAATTGTAGAAACAAGCAGGTGCATGTAGTAGTCAGGGAACATTCCTCTTAACATTATAGCTATTTTCCAGCAAACTTTGGACCTTATTTAATGTTTCCATTTGGTTGCaaatgctctgcagcagctttaCCAGGGACTGCCATGGTTTGTTTCTCATTCCCTTGTCCTGCCTTCTTGCTTGCCACAGCACTGACCTTGTTGTAATCTGGTTCAGGGAGCTAAACCGGATTGAAGGCTAATCGCTCCTTATGTCTATaggatttattttcagacaGTTTAGCTCCCTGAACTGACTTACTGGCAGGTCAGATGAGCACTGCTGTGGGGAAGAGGCTTGGCAGGACTGCAGTAGCCCTGTGCGAGTTCAGACTGTTTTGGATCAGGGTTTCAGTGGTACTTCAACTCTGAATTTCTAAAACTTACTTAGGGACTCTGTGGTGCATTTTGCATATTCAGTTATGTTGGTTACTGGTATTTGACCCTttgttttattctccttttttcacatttcatagTCCTCATGTGGTGAAATATTATGGCAGCTATTTTAAGAACACAGACCTGTGGATAGTCATGGAATACTGCGGCGCTGGATCTGTGTCTGATATTATTCGATTACGAAATAAAACTGTACGTCCTTTCTCCTTTGAATGTATTAATGGGAAATATGGGTGTCCAGCAGCTCAAGGAAGCTGAGTAGTGGGGGCATAATTCTCACGGTGTTCAATGCCTGACACAACTGTTGGCCATAACTTGAGATGCAAGTCCTTTGttcctctgaaaatgagaaaactgatTACGTTATCCAGATAACCAAAACTTGATCAGTGTAATCAGTGGAGCAGATTTTGGTTTGTTGGCTTTCCTGAAAACCTGGACTTATTCTGAATAACAGACTCTACTTTGTCTTACTTTGGTTATTGCAGGATAAGAATTACTAGCTGAGAAAGGGTTTTGTTATGTGAAATAGGGTACGTGTGTATATGTATGCTAGTTGTAATCTAATTCTTCTACATAATGCTGTAAGCTGCTAACTAATTTCTCATTAGTATGGCAACCTTTAGTGAAGGGAATTAAATGGCAATTAGAGAATCTTGGGAAAACAGACTGAAACGCAATAGTGTTACATCTCAGCAACTGTTAGGTTGGCAGtaactcttcttttctttagctcacagaagaggaaattgCTACAATAGTGCAATCAACACTGAAAGGACTAGAGTACCTGCATTTCATGAGGAAAATACATAGGGACATCAAAGCTGGAAATATATTGCTAAATACAGAGGGACATGCTAAACTTGCAGATTTTGGAGTGGCAGGACAACTTACAGTAAGTAAAACCAAGATGGTTGCATACACTTCACTTTATCTTTTAAACCTGCATGCAAGTGTGATGTGCTTGTGGAGACTTTGAGAAATTCTTCTAAACTGGTTTTTAGCACTTTACATCAACATAATGAGATACTAAAACAGCAACGCGTTAGAGCAGAGCTTCCTCTGTGGAAGCCACTATACCTAAGTAATGGTTTGCAATAGCATTTACTGTTTTATTCAGGATATTTGTAACTTCTGTACGCACATTTCAATTCCTCTTTGCAGTCCTCTGTATCCCAGTCTTGCTGAATCTAATAATGCGTGTGCGTGCAAGTGGAAGATAATTAGGATGATAATtcattaattaatgtttgtgGCTAATACAGTTGCCATTGTCTGGATCTTTATCCTGCTCTTCTTCTCAGGACACCATGGCAAAGCGGAACACCGTTATAGGGACCCCATTTTGGATGGCTC of Aquila chrysaetos chrysaetos chromosome 3, bAquChr1.4, whole genome shotgun sequence contains these proteins:
- the TOMM34 gene encoding mitochondrial import receptor subunit TOM34, producing MAAAASSAIALRQAGNEEFRRGQYGPAAALYTRALALLEAAGEAAAEERSVLLANRAACHLKEGACRLCVADCSGALDLVPFGIKPLLRRAAAYEALERYQLAYVDYKTALQVDCSVQAAHDGVNRMTKALLEKDGMNWRQKLPPIPTVPISAQMRWSVPSAEAPRANAPPATTLQGEPDQSGAGTERAQTLKEEGNELVKKGNHKKAVEKYSESLKLRQECATYTNRALCYLTLKQYEEAVQDCTEALRLDPKNVKALYRRAQALKELKDYRSSIADIKSLLKTEPKNTAALRLLQELNRA